The following are encoded together in the Zingiber officinale cultivar Zhangliang chromosome 8A, Zo_v1.1, whole genome shotgun sequence genome:
- the LOC122012302 gene encoding calcium-dependent protein kinase 20-like: MIHITDHPWLQNANKAPNVNLGETVRARLQQFSVMNKFKKKALRVIAEHLSVEEIVDIKEMFENMDINKKGQINFDELKYGLRKLGHQVSDSDVKALLEAVSYC; encoded by the exons ATGATTCACATTACAGATCATCCTTGGCTGCAGAATGCCAATAAGGCACCCAATGTAAATCTTGGTGAAACTGTTCGAGCAAGACTCCAGCAATTTTCAGTgatgaataaatttaaaaagaaagctCTTAGG GTGATAGCTGAACACTTGTCTGTGGAGGAGATTGTCGACATAAAGGAAATGTTTGAGAATATGGATATCAACAAAAAAGGGCAGATAAATTTTGATGAGTTAAAGTATGGTTTGCGCAAGCTCGGACACCAGGTTTCTGATTCAGATGTCAAAGCATTATTGGAAGCAGTAAGTTATTGCTGA
- the LOC122008361 gene encoding uncharacterized protein LOC122008361 codes for MDGEEDCDLRPDHHFRGLETESTGGGTSIHITALDGIVNVNSLFTLAVFIGLAWNPSRYPDGGLPDSDCAASNRVAEDLVSFHVFSFSAFLFSSLVALCLKQAIRIVRPHGRTARVNKALLRGGILSSAVGSVLGCGFLTLALVNVVQIKLGRLDCSGAAVGAIVPIVTLIPIAMLIYSGIVFYAFTRRSHHGRR; via the coding sequence ATGGACGGAGAAGAAGACTGCGATCTCCGGCCAGACCATCACTTCCGCGGCCTCGAGACGGAATCCACCGGCGGAGGCACCAGCATCCACATCACGGCCCTCGACGGCATCGTCAACGTCAACTCCCTCTTCACCCTCGCCGTCTTCATCGGCCTCGCCTGGAACCCGTCCCGCTACCCTGACGGCGGACTCCCTGACTCCGACTGCGCAGCCAGCAACCGCGTCGCCGAGGACCTCGTCTCCTTCCACGTCTTCTCCTTCTCCGCCTTCCTCTTCTCCAGCCTCGTCGCCCTCTGCCTCAAGCAGGCGATCCGGATAGTGCGCCCTCACGGGCGCACCGCCAGGGTTAACAAGGCTTTGCTCCGCGGCGGGATCCTCTCTTCTGCAGTCGGATCCGTTCTCGGGTGCGGCTTCCTTACCCTCGCCCTCGTCAACGTGGTCCAGATCAAGCTCGGCCGCCTCGATTGCAGCGGCGCCGCCGTGGGAGCCATCGTCCCCATCGTGACACTCATTCCGATCGCAATGCTCATCTACTCCGGTATCGTCTTCTACGCCTTCACTCGCAGATCTCATCACGGCCGGCGTTAG